A stretch of the Larimichthys crocea isolate SSNF chromosome IX, L_crocea_2.0, whole genome shotgun sequence genome encodes the following:
- the prrc2b gene encoding protein PRRC2B isoform X4 has product MSDRLGQITKSKDGKSKYSSLSLFDKYKGKSIETQKNAVVPRHGLQSLGKVATARRMPPPAHLPSLKSENKGNDPNVIIVPKDGTGWANKQEQPDQKSSIASIPQLPELQPQPALQKSVSNLQKPSPVANQENTNTGGPKQWAQLNGKAVEQDGLRASNRLQPFSHEEFPTLKAAGEQDRAGKERSGFDPSYGPGPSLRPQNVTSWREGGGRNLQPSSLTLGLPADPEGKITALGETGTPPASSHPSSTTGTTSSSVVTAQSPVLDPKEPSLRPAQPVRRTTVPTALQYQLHHTSTAVYHDMLPAFMCSKETREAPGTDHVPTTVAAPARFESKPAFRQSYAKPELVNGDVKRENRFVRAPPRLTSQPIRRPGDRPQRPAIINPEDLKDLDELDNDCEDGWAGLHEEVDYSEKLKFSDDEDDHGEKNKMWTEWERERDREIQRDCQSSLSSGEASYPQDGPEESYSYQHHHHEPPRKTNGRYISTDAPAQQKNQGEPLADQEDHQRQSQSQGPARAKYVSPELSEAVERARRRREEEERRAREERLAACAEKLKKLDEKFGKTERQMSRTDEGQKEGDGKEVPLSPNREQSKSHHENWQYSTKDINDGGPDSSPGHSYREEPGFSNYRGSEDDGQEPSSPSGEYSARHPSKPVPPRFQKQPQHHQQQQQQQQQEQVYKMQHWQQSGHPAPSGSSHAQRGYYPPHVLGFDPRWMMMPPFMDPRMAQGRSTVDYYSGAVHSSGMMKPMMHQDHLNSPGSDEGCHPNLHQERRAPSTEPYPMWNQDGYPLRSFTPPYQRQHESSDNGQPDDRSDMTCSQQDSYEERSNECLTHPQDDLPHHAYQSRGPDREHQHHDQGLLTTAQNHSQNHADSDYPKQDSRDKHLKDGPESHDESLDGSKDNWKRDGGQKQDGGLNAQSQWSEPSSSSSSSVSQPSETSGRSLTRRTGPIKKPVLKALKVEDKENEKPKPEPEEKTVPYRLEKEVLTNVYDLKKDNQPASNRRSASPVVEKQPEERQRQSPAPTKTERPLSTHSDDSPKESPWDSGKSQSPRDSQENREPHAPRRNNWIFIDEEQAFGAVRGTGRGRSRGFRDFNSRGGTRGGRGGDNLRGAYNNTNNSSGAQRTGRGRAPPRDLVKVEDFQRGKPRRRNVSETLSEASEYEELPKRRRQKGSENGEGYSESGDIRKADRDSWRSNKVYTDDQSAPDSREKSKSNRGFGGRMLPPRLNTTGSYNRNFGGSRDISTWRGRGPQFNSGGSMQENGYGPGAETTYSRRPPVERDTLKYPPKFTGTFMENGTEERDGEYYFDNDNPDRQMLRRRRPPRQDKPPRFRRLRQEREPGSNQWTSEEYINGDFANPWPGRTKGTGEDNWPSGHYSGTRSNQHGQTEEWETGSDNSDFGDWREKRGGSGGATTQGHGDVPSDSGHSEPGSGEKRELCKRSFSSQRPLVERQNRKGEPSLMEANKMARTPDNPPTTSSNRSDSWQNGGTSCKSRGPDETGPVYSIEQPEEREPNEPSGKKLDKELKQGPVKTDITEPLSQYELSSYPIEGDTGAPVSNPDGYQDALSKKQRRPQEDERRRKEQGAAVPVKSRTITSKIPPRFAKKQGSMSIEQPEEALSSNNLGTEIWETNSSALSVQSSGGDSWTKQVSYTGSEPNSEDSDAGPEQSKEQHKPGPIGNERSLKHRKGSEGVDRLEGGPITPVNGVDLHVDTVLPVPPIEFGVSAKDSDFSLPPGSTPVPVSNPVKLQDALTTNTALNQSIPMLRSNHLQPGINLNPISFPSADLTLKMESARKAWENSQSLPEQGSPGGGASGVQPPCSVGSSSGVSYSSFGGVSMPPMPVASVAPSMSMQGNHIPPLYLDGHVFPSQPRLVPPTMTQQQTYQQAAAAQQIPISLHTSLQAQAQLGLRGGLPVSQSQEMFNSIPPFRSQVYMHPNLSQPSPMVLSGGAPLKGPYSAFPGMQPSDMVKSQSGSHYQPMNGSQQLVYDSQMNQGPGMGSSQLMDSQLIQVTMPLPGSQLRYGSAQQHLILPQSIQLQQGQNLSVGAPRRMLPPGSQQAVMTGSREGSQMEMKGFQFSDKSNHSPGISAGSYRPGSASPSGKPSGPGGPVGPLPTHFAQQVPPGQGSMVMHMRPPTTGPFPNPIQRPVMQVSKPVIIRSPPYPNPGRDPPHSTPPSAPEPPVKGPEDGMKNKTMREVRKAVGEGKTPSGGMTSKLQEPLPSTGQAKPARTGAIKPQAVKVEEGKA; this is encoded by the exons ATGTCCGATCGTTTGGGGCAAATAACCAAGTCCAAGGATGGGAAAAGCAAGTATTCCTCACTCAGCCTTTTTGACAAGTACAAGGGAAAATCAATAGAAACTCAGAAAAACGCAG TAGTTCCGCGACATGGCTTACAGAGTCTTGGCAAAGTGGCCACAGCCCGGCGCATGCCCCCACCTGCTCACCTGCCGAGCTTGAAGtcagaaaacaaaggaaacgATCCCAACGTGATTATTGTGCCTAAAGACGGTACAGGATGGGCGAACAAGCAGGAACAACCCGATCAAAAGAG TTCTATTGCATCAATACCACAGCTGCCGGAGTTGCAGCCACAGCCGGCTTTACAGAAATCTGTCTCCAATCTTCAGAAGCCCTCACCGGTAGCCAACCAggag aacacaaacacaggtggaCCAAAGCAATGGGCCCAGCTAAATGGAAAGGCAGTAGAGCAAGATG GTTTAAGGGCCTCAAACCGACTTCAGCCCTTCTCTCACGAGGAATTTCCCACGCTGAAGGCAGCTGGAGAACAGGACAGGGCTGGCAAGGAAAGAAGCGGCTTCGATCCGTCGTATGGGCCCGGACCAAGCCTCCGCCCCCAGA ATGTGACGAGCTGGAGGGAAGGTGGTGGCAGGAACCTTCAACCCTCATCCCTGACCCTCGGCCTGCCAGCAGATCCTGAGGGTAAGATCACTGCCCTGGGTGAGACTGGCACCCCTCCAGCCTCATCTCACCCCTCCTCTACCACCGGCACAACCTCTTCTAGCGTAGTGACGGCTCAGTCTCCAGTCCTTGACCCCAAAGAGCCTTCCCTGCGACCCGCCCAGCCTGTCCGCAGAACAACCGTCCCTACTGCCCTGCAGTACCAGCTTCACCACACCTCGACTGCTGTCTACCATGACATGTTGCCTGCATTT ATGTGCTCCAAAGAGACACGTGAAGCTCCAGGTACAGACCATGTTCCTACCACCGTTGCAGCCCCAGCCCGATTTGAAAGCAAACCCGCATTTAGGCAGAGCTACGCCAAACCCGAACTCGTCAA TGGTGATGTGAAAAGAGAGAACCGCTTTGTTCGCGCTCCACCTCGACTCACTTCTCAGCCCATCCGCAGGCCTGGTGACAGACCACAACGACCCGCCATCATTAATCCAGAGGACCTGAAGGATCTGGATGAGCTTGACAATGACTGTGAGGATGGATGGGCTG GACTCCATGAGGAAGTCGATTATAGTGAGAAGCTCAAGTTCAGTGATGACGAGGATGACCAtggtgaaaaaaacaagatgtg GACTgagtgggagagggagagggatagagagatCCAGCGTGACTGCCAGTCCTCCCTAAGTTCAGGTGAGGCGTCTTACCCCCAGGATGGCCCAGAGGAGAGTTATTCTTACCAACATCACCACCATGAGCCTCCTAGGAAGACCAACGGCAGATATATCTCTACAGACGCCCCG GCCCAGCAGAAAAACCAAGGTGAGCCACTGGCTGACCAGGAAGATCACCAGCGCCAATCCCAGTCTCAGGGACCGGCTAGGGCAAAGTATGTGTCACCTGAGTTGTCTGAGGCTGTTGAGAGGGCCCGCAGGCgcagggaagaggaagagaggcgtGCCCGCGAGGAACGACTGGCTGCCTGTGCTGAAAAACTCAAAAAGCTGGATGAGAAGTTTGGGAAGACTGAAAGGCAGATGTCAAGGACGGATGAGGGTCAGAAAGAGGGAGATGGTAAAGAAGTTCCACTGTCCCCAAACAGGGAGCAGAGTAAAAGCCACCACGAGAACTGGCAGTACAGCACAAAAG ATATAAATGACGGTGGCCCTGACAGCTCTCCTGGTCATAGTTACCGTGAGGAACCTGGCTTCTCTAACTACCGGGGCAGTGAGGATGATGGCCAGGAGCCATCTTCCCCCTCAGGAGAATACAGTGCACGTCATCCCTCCAAACCCGTCCCACCCCGCTTTCAAAAGCAGccacagcaccaccagcagcagcagcagcagcagcagcag GAACAAGTATACAAGATGCAGCACTGGCAGCAGTCAGGTCACCCTGCCCCATCTGGGTCAAGCCATGCCCAGCGGGGCTACTATCCCCCACATGTACTTGGGTTTGATCCCCGCTGGATGATGATGCCACCATTCATGGATCCCCGCATGGCCCAAGGACGATCTACTGTGGACTACTACTCTGGTGCTGTCCACTCTTCAG GAATGATGAAACCCATGATGCATCAAGATCACTTGAACAGCCCTGGTTCCGATGAGGGATGCCATCCCAACCTTCACCAGGAAAGAAGAGCCCCTTCCACTGAGCCTTATCCTATGTGGAACCAAGACGGCTACCCTTTGCGCAGCTTCACTCCACCCTACCAGAGGCAGCATGAAAGTTCAGATAATGGCCAGCCAGATGACAG AAGTGATATGACCTGCTCCCAACAGGATTCTTATGAAGAGAGGTCCAATGAATGCTTGACTCACCCCCAAGATGATCTCCCCCATCACGCTTACCAGAGTCGAGGCCCTGACAGAGAACACCAACACCATGACCAAGGCTTGTTGACCACTGCTCAGAACCACTCCCAGAATCATGCAGATAGTGACTACCCAAAACAAGACTCCAGAGACAAGCATCTGAAAGACGGCCCTGAATCTCATGATGAGAGCTTAGATGGCTCCAAGGACAATTGGAAAAGAGATGGAGGCCAGAAACAAGACGGAGGACTTAATGCTCAAAGTCAGTGGTCTGAACCCAGTTCCAGTTCTAGTAGTAGTGTCAGCCAGCCATCTGAGACCAGTGGGCGCTCTTTGACTCGCAGAACTGGGCCCATCAAGAAACCTGTCCTTAAGGCTCTCAAAGTGGAAGACAAGGAGAATGAGAAGCCCAAACCTGAGCCTGAGGAGAAGACTGTCCCTTACCGCCTGGAGAAAGAAGTCCTTACTAATGTTTACGACCTGAAGAAAGATAACCAGCCTGCCAGCAACAGGCGTTCAGCCTCACCGGTTGTTGAGAAACAGCCTGAAGAACGGCAGCGCCAGTCACCAGCTCCCACCAAAACAGAGAGGCCCCTGAGCACCCACAGTGACGACTCTCCCAAGGAGAGCCCCTGGGACAGTGGTAAGAGCCAGTCACCTAGAGATAGCCAGGAAAACCGAGAGCCCCATGCACCACGGCGCAATAACTGGATCTTCATTGATGAGGAACAGGCCTTTGGTGCTGTCAGAGGAACAGGTAGAGGCCGCAGTCGAGGCTTTAGGGACTTTAACTCTAGAGGTGGAACCCGTGGTGGCCGAGGTGGAGACAATCTCAGAGGGGCTtataacaacactaacaacagcAGTGGTGCTCAACGCACAGGCAGAGGCAGAGCACCACCAAGGGACCTTGTCAAGGTGGAGGATTTCCAGAGGGGCAAGCCCCGGAGGCGAAATGTCAGTGAGACCTTGAGCGAAGCCTCTGAATATGAGGAACTGCCCAAAAGGCGCCGCCAGAAGGGATCTGAAAATGGAGAAGGTTACTCAGAGTCTGGAGATATCCGTAAAGCTGATAGAGACTCTTGGCGATCCAACAAGGTGTACACAGATGACCAGTCAGCCCCAGATTCCAGAGAGAAGTCCAAGTCCAACAGGGGCTTTGGAGGTCGTATGTTGCCTCCCAGACTGAACACCACTGGAAGTTACAATCGAAACTTTGGAGGTTCCAGGGACATTTCTACATGGAGAGGCCGTGGACCACAGTTTAATAGTGGTGGCTCCATGCAAGAAAATGGTTACGGTCCTGGAGCTGAGACTACCTACTCCCGCCGACCCCCTGTTGAACGTGATACTCTAAAGTACCCCCCTAAATTCACTGGCACCTTCATGGAAAATGGCACAGAGGAACGTGACGGAGAATACTACTTTGACAATGACAACCCTGACAGGCAGATGTTAAGGAGGCGACGTCCACCCCGTCAAGACAAGCCTCCACGCTTCCGTCGTCTACGACAAGAACGCGAACCTGGCTCAAACCAGTGGACAAGTGAGGAGTACATAAATGGAGACTTTGCAAACCCCTGGCCTGGTCGCACCAAAGGCACTGGGGAAGACAACTGGCCCAGCGGCCACTACTCTGGTACGCGCTCTAACCAACACGGTCAGACAGAGGAATGGGAGACGGGTTCAGACAACAGCGACTTTGGTGACTGGAGAGAGAAGCGAGGTGGAAGTGGGGGCGCGACTACCCAGGGACACGGTGATGTTCCCTCAGACTCCGGCCATAGTGAACCAGGCTCTGGCGAGAAGAGGGAACTTTGCAAGAGAAGCTTCTCCAGCCAGAGACCATTAGTAGAACGGCAGAACAGGAAAGGAGAGCCATCACTGATGGAAGCAAACAAGATGGCGCGTACACCTGATAATCCCCCTACCACCTCCTCTAACAGGAGTGACAGTTGGCAGAATGGAGGGACATCTTGTAAAAG CAGGGGCCCAGATGAGACAGGCCCAGTCTACAGCATAGAGCAGCCGGAGGAGAGGGAGCCCAATGAGCCCTCTGGGAAGAAATTAGACAAGGAGCTGAAGCAAGGGCCTGTCAAGACAGACATAACTGAACCTCTGTCCCAGTATGAGCTCAGCAGCTACCCAA TTGAAGGGGACACAGGAGCACCAGTTTCGAATCCAGATGGATACCAGGATGCCTTGTCCAAAAAGCAAAGGCGCCCACAGGaagacgagaggaggaggaaggaacagGGAGCTGCT GTGCCAGTGAAGAGCAGGACTATCACATCCAAGATACCACCACGCTTCGCCAAAAAGCAGGGAAGCATGAGCATTGAACAACCCGAGGAAGCACTGTCTTCTAACAACCTGGGAACTGAAATCTGGGAGACTAACAGCTCAG ctctttCAGTACAGTCTTCAGGGGGAGACTCGTGGACTAAACAGGTGTCTTACACTGGGAGCGAGCCCAACTCTGAG GACTCTGATGCTGGCCCAGAGCAGAGCAAAGAACAGCACAAACCGGGGCCCATCGGAAACGAACGCTCCCTAAAGCACCGCAAGGGCTCAGAAGGTGTTGACAGGCTGGAGGGCGGGCCCATCACACCAGTCAATGGTGTTGACCTCCATGTGGACACTGTGCTGCCTGTGCCTCCTATTGAGTTTGGTGTCAGTGCCAAAGACTCTGATTTCAGCCTACCACCAGGCTCCACTCCAGTGCCCGTCTCCAATCCTGTAAAGCTTCAGGATGCACTTACCACCAAT ACGGCTCTTAATCAGAGTATCCCCATGCTGCGTTCGAACCACCTGCAGCCTGGCATCAACCTCAACCCCATCTCCTTCCCCAGTGCTGACCTCACTCTCAAG ATGGAATCAGCACGCAAGGCGTGGGAGAACTCCCAGTCTCTCCCTGAGCAGGGCTCGCCTGGCGGAGGCGCTTCAGGTGTTCAGCCTCCCTGCAGCGTTGGCTCATCCAGCGGCGTCAGCTACAGTTCTTTTGGAGGGGTTTCCATGCCTCCGATGCCTGTGGCATCAGTAGCACCGTCCATGTCGATGCAAG GTAATCATATTCCTCCGTTGTATCTGGATGGTCACGTCTTTCCAAGCCAGCCACGCCTTGTACCTCCCACCATGACCCAGCAGCAGACCTACCAACAG GCGGCTGCAGCCCAGCAGATTCCCATCTCTTTGCACACGTCTCTTCAGGCTCAGGCTCAGTTGGGACTTCGGGGAGGTCTACCCGTCTCTCAGTCCCAAGAGATGTTCAACTCTATTCCCCCCTTCAG GTCCCAGGTTTACATGCACCCCAACCTGTCACAGCCCAGCCCCATGGTGCTGTCGGGCGGAGCCCCTCTCAAGGGACCCTACTCTGCTTTCCCTGGCATGCAACCCTCAGACATGGTCAAGTCACAGTCAGGCTCACACTATCAGCCTATGAAtggcagccagcagctggtcTATGACAGCCAGATGAACCAGGGGCCTGGTATGGGTTCTTCCCAGCTGATGGACTCTCAGCTCATCCAG gtgacCATGCCCCTACCTGGCTCTCAGTTGCGCTATGGCTCAGCTCAGCAACATCTCATCCTCCCCCAGTccatccagctgcagcagggacAGAACCTGTCTGTCGGTGCCCCACGCCGAATGCTGCCACCTGGCTCCCAGCAAGCTGTCATGACCGGAAGCCGAGAG GGCTCGCAGATGGAAATGAAAGGCTTTCAGTTCTCTGACAAGTCCAATCATTCCCCAGGCATATCTGCAGGGTCCTACAG GCCTGGGTCTGCCAGCCCCAGTGGGAAGCCCTCTGGTCCTGGGGGGCCTGTAGGCCCTCTGCCTACACATTTTGCCCAAcag GTCCCACCTGGTCAGGGTAGCATGGTGATGCACATGCGACCCCCCACCACAGGCCCTTTCCCCAACCCCATTCAGAGACCAGTCATGCAGGTCAGCAAACCTGTCATCATCCGCTCCCCCCCTTACCCCAATCCTGGCCGCGACCCTCCccactccacccctccctccgCCCCCGAGCCCCCTGTCAAAGGGCCAGAGGATGGCATGAAG AATAAAACCATGAGAGAAGTGCGCAAAGCAGTGGGCGAGGGCAAGACACCATCCGGGGGCATGACCAGCAAACTCCAGGAGCCCCTACCCTCCACAGGGCAAGCCAAACCAGCACGCACTGGAGCCATCAAACCCCAGGCTGTCAAAGTAGAGGAGGGCAAGGCGTAA